The Mycobacterium riyadhense sequence CCGCTGGACTACCACTGCGCCAGCCGAGCAGAACATCGCCCAGTTGACCGCCCGACGGGGCTCTGCAGACGCTGCGGAACCCGACACCAAGCTGGTCTATCACTACCTGTCGCGCGCGGACGGGTTTGACGTTCAGGTCCGGAGGGTATCTTGGATGTATTGCAGGTCATTAGCCTGCCTAACCCGCACGTCAGCGGAGTGCCGCTGATTTGGTGCGGCTTCGGAAAGGCCAAAAGGGGGCCGTGACAATGGATATGAAGAAAATCGTGGGGAGGATCACACTCGCCGGGGCGGTGTGTGCTACTGCGCTGGGCATCGGAGCAGGGGTTGCGCAGGCCGATCCGGGACCCCGTATCCCAGGACCACCGGGGCCCCATATCGACGATCCGATTAGATGGCAGCCGGTACCACCCGGACAGATTCAGCAGTGGTGCCCCTGGCAGGCACCGCCCGGTCATTGGATTGGAGGTCCGCACGGCATACCGTGTACCTAAACCCGAGCACGTTGTTTCGCACACTTGGGATGCCAGGACCACTGGGCTCTGACGGCCAGTGTTTATTTGGGGAATTAGCAAGCGCCGCTGGGCATCTGACGTACTGGCGTAGTTTCCTGGGCGGGCATAGTTTGCGGGTAGGGCACTCGATAGGGCAGCCCATATTGCGGTGTCACGCTTCCTAGGACCACGTTAGGAATACACTGCGGTAGCTTCGAAAGCTCGCCAACCACAGGATGATTCAGATTTGGCGGCGACGGGTTTGGCGGGACGGCGAAGTTAAATGCGGTAGTCATGTCTCCCACCGCGCTTCTGCGCCAGAGCGTGAGGTTAGGCACCGGCACCCCGAACCGAGTCTCCAGCAATCGTAGCTGTGACGTGTGGTCGAAGGTGTCATGGACCATCAGCGGCCCGCGGCTGTACGGAGAAATGACTAAGCAGGGCACTCGAAAACCCAGACCTATCGGCCCGCGGATACCCCCGGAATTAGGCACCGCGTTGATGTCAGGCACCGTGATGTATTCCCCGGGAGTTCCCGGTGGCGCGGTGGGAGGTGCGACGTGGTCGAAGAATCCACCGTTTTCGTCATAGCTGACGATTAGCGCGGTCTTTTCCCAGACCGCCGGGTTGGACAGCAGAATCTTGAGCACAGTCACCAGCGCGATGGCGCCGGCCGCCACTGGGAATGCGGGATGTTCGGACTGAAGGATGTTGGGGATAACCCAGGAAACCTGCGGCAGTTTGTTCGCTTTGACGTCGACGAGGAAGTCTCGGGGGTAGCTCGGCGCTAGGCCGCGGCGCGCGAGTTCCGACCTCGGATCCGCTGCCTGCGTGAAGTACTCCACGAAATTGCCGAAGGTGAGATCGGAGATGAACGGCCCGATGGTCTTGTTGCGGTACACCTTCCAGGTGATACCGGCGTCGCTGAGGTTCTGTGGCATGATGCGCCAGCTGTACCTCTGAGTCGGGCTGATGTAGGGGCTCCCCAACTGCGGCCCACCATTGGTTCCGTCTGGGTCGAGGGTGGCGCTCAGCCAGTACAGCCGGTTGGGCAGGGTCGGACCCAACACCGAGCAAAAGTACCGATCGCAGACCGTGAACGCGTCCGCGAGCAGGAAGTGGACTGGGATGTCTTGGCGCTGGTAATAACCCATCACCGTGGGGATGTGCCCGTTGTTGGCCTGTGCCGGCAGCCAGTTGTCGTTGGCCCCGCCATTCCAGGAGTCGTGCATCGCCTTCCAGTCGTGGTCTGGGTCGTTGACACATTCGCCATTAACCAGGGGGCCGCGGGTGGTGTCGAGGCGATACGGGATCGTGACCCCGGTGGGGTCAGGCGCCTGCGTCATGGGATTCCAGCCCTTTTGGGCGAAGAGTGGCGATGGGGTGTTGAATCCATCGGTGCCGGAGAGCGTTCCGAAGTAGTGATCGAACGACCGGTTCTCCTGCATGAACAACACAAAGTGCTCAATGTCAGTCAAATGACCGGCGCAAGGTCCTGCGCCATAAGCCTTTTCAATCACGGGGCCGGCGAGCGACAACAACGCCCCCGTGATGCCCGTGGCAGCAGCCTTAGTGATGAAGTCTCGACGCGACATACCGAGGATCTGGCTTTCGCTCATCGCCGCGGTCTCCTGTTGCGCATTTCAGCTCAAGGTAGAGGACTACGGCCAATTTGCCAGGACGCGCCAACCGGCGTGTCGCAAACGAATATCAGATTTGCCAGGAAGAGCTATGCGGTGTCGAGTGACTCGCCGTACCGCTTAGCCCCCGCGTCCAACGTAATAAGCATGCCCGTTGCCGCGCGCTGCCAGGTGAACATCTCAGCGCGGCGCCTAGCGCAGCTGCGGCGGTGGAGTTCGGGCCGGCTCACGATCGCACGCACCGCGCGGGCGATGGCCTCCGGGTGGTTGTCGGCCAGGGCGCCGCTGTCCGCGGTGATGATCTCGCTCAGCGCCGATGTGCGCGACACCACGGCCGGTGTGCCGCAGGCCAGCGATTCCAGTGCGGCCAGCCCAAACGTTTCGTGCGGCCCGGGCGCCAGCGTGACATCGGCGCAAGCCAGCAGTCCCGCAACGGTGAGGCGATTGGAGATGAAGCCGGTGAAGTCGATTGGTAACCCAGTTGCCTGCCGCTGCAGCCTGGCCCGCAACGGACCGTCGCCAACGACCACCAATTTGGTGTCGACCCCGGCGTCACACAGTGCGGCCACGGCGTCGATGCTGCGATCAGCATGCTTTTCCACCGACAGCCGTCCGCAGTGGACCAGTAGGACCTGAGCCGGTGCGGCCCAGCGCTGTCGCAGCACTGCAGAGCGTCGACGCGGGTGGAAGGTCTGCAGGTCTACGCCCAGCGGGACGGTGACGGTATTCGTTGCGCCGATGCGATCGAATTCCTCCCGCGCGAAACTGGTCGTGCACACCACGGTGTCGTAGCTAGCGGCGGTGCGCCTGTTGGCGATGTCTGCGAATTTCTGTGCGGTTCGACGCGGAAGCAGTTGGCCGGCAAAGCGATCAAGGCGTTCATGCGAGATCATCACGGTTGTGACGCCGTGGTCGCGGCCCCACCGGCCCAGCGACCTCAGCGTGAGCCGATCGGAGACCTCCAGGGCATCTGGTTGCAGCGTTTCCAGCACGGCCCGCACGGGTCCCGGCATTATCGCGCGATAGCCCCCGGTGAAGGGAAGTAGCTTGGCGGGCAGGGTGATTCGCACGACACCCGTGGGCAGCCGGCTTCGCCCCGCATGCGGACCCGGGACGATCAGAAATACCTTGTGTCCGCTGGCGCAGTATTCAGCGCCCAAACGGTCGATCGCGGTCCGCAGGCCACCGGAGCGAGGCCCGTAGAAATTGGCAACCTGAACGACACGCATACGGTGAGAAAAACCGGTGCTCGTGTGCGGTCAACGATCTCAGATCTACGGGTGCCTGAACAGTGTATGAACTCCGCACAGCCGAGATGTTCCATCGGCGCCGGACGGCTTCGACTAGGTGACGTCCACACGCCGAACGTGCCACCACCGCGGCGCCGCACGGCGTGTCCTCGCCGCCGGTACACATTCGGCGCAGCCGGTGCACGCTCAGCTGGGTTTCTTGAGGTGTGGTCCCAGCATCTCGTGCCATGCCCGGGACATGTTCTGAAACTCGTCTTCGCAATTGCCCGCGCGGTCGTCCGGCAAGTCACCGGAGGTGACGATGTTTGCGTTGGCTATCGGATCTGAGCCATAGATCCAGCACTCCCAGTTGTACATACGCGTGATGTCCATGGAGTGCCCGTCCCAGAACGGAAGATCGTTGGCATCGCCGGCCTCTTTCGCGCTCAGCTTCCAGTCCTGGGCGGTGTCGGTGGCGATACGAACGCCGTTGGGGTAAGGCTTTCCGTCTGCGCCGGGGGCCAGGAGCATGAACGCGGAAAGCTGATCGGCCACGTCCTCCTCGCGCCCGGTGAATGCCAGCTCATAGATGCCGAGGGTGGCGTGTCCGAGTTCGTGATAGAACCCGGAGATCGTTGCGTCGACCGCGGCGATCACCGGATCCGGATTACCGTTGTTCGCAAACCGTCGCTCGCTTTGCTGGATGTCCTCGTAGCAGAGTTGTATTTCGTTGACATTGGGATCCCAGTAGTCGTTGGCCTCACCGCATTGCTTTCCGACGGCGCCCACGTCGTACGGCAAATTCAGAGTGTCGTTGACCTGCTGGGCGACTTGTTCTAACAGCTTGGCGTCCTGCATGAGCTGCCGCCCGCGCTGCGCCTCCGGTGTGTCGGCGTCCTCATAGCGGATGGTCATCTTCCCGGGCGATGCCGGCTCGGCCGAGGATTTCGCCGCTTGGCTGGATGGCTGCCCCGCCGGCGACTTGTCGTCGGCTTGGTGACTGTCGGACGCGCTACATCCCGCAGCAAACAAGAGCGCAGCCAAAGCCGCGGCTGAAATTGCTGCTCTGGTCATGGTGTTAACTCCCCTCATAAGCCACAACCCAGTCTCATGGCAACGGCTTCGCATCCGGGTTTGTCGCCGACCCGTATGAGATCTGTGGAGAACGGTACAACGGGCGTCCGCGCCCGGGAT is a genomic window containing:
- a CDS encoding phospholipase C, producing the protein MSESQILGMSRRDFITKAAATGITGALLSLAGPVIEKAYGAGPCAGHLTDIEHFVLFMQENRSFDHYFGTLSGTDGFNTPSPLFAQKGWNPMTQAPDPTGVTIPYRLDTTRGPLVNGECVNDPDHDWKAMHDSWNGGANDNWLPAQANNGHIPTVMGYYQRQDIPVHFLLADAFTVCDRYFCSVLGPTLPNRLYWLSATLDPDGTNGGPQLGSPYISPTQRYSWRIMPQNLSDAGITWKVYRNKTIGPFISDLTFGNFVEYFTQAADPRSELARRGLAPSYPRDFLVDVKANKLPQVSWVIPNILQSEHPAFPVAAGAIALVTVLKILLSNPAVWEKTALIVSYDENGGFFDHVAPPTAPPGTPGEYITVPDINAVPNSGGIRGPIGLGFRVPCLVISPYSRGPLMVHDTFDHTSQLRLLETRFGVPVPNLTLWRRSAVGDMTTAFNFAVPPNPSPPNLNHPVVGELSKLPQCIPNVVLGSVTPQYGLPYRVPYPQTMPAQETTPVRQMPSGAC
- a CDS encoding glycosyltransferase gives rise to the protein MRVVQVANFYGPRSGGLRTAIDRLGAEYCASGHKVFLIVPGPHAGRSRLPTGVVRITLPAKLLPFTGGYRAIMPGPVRAVLETLQPDALEVSDRLTLRSLGRWGRDHGVTTVMISHERLDRFAGQLLPRRTAQKFADIANRRTAASYDTVVCTTSFAREEFDRIGATNTVTVPLGVDLQTFHPRRRSAVLRQRWAAPAQVLLVHCGRLSVEKHADRSIDAVAALCDAGVDTKLVVVGDGPLRARLQRQATGLPIDFTGFISNRLTVAGLLACADVTLAPGPHETFGLAALESLACGTPAVVSRTSALSEIITADSGALADNHPEAIARAVRAIVSRPELHRRSCARRRAEMFTWQRAATGMLITLDAGAKRYGESLDTA
- a CDS encoding DUF4344 domain-containing metallopeptidase, which codes for MTRAAISAAALAALLFAAGCSASDSHQADDKSPAGQPSSQAAKSSAEPASPGKMTIRYEDADTPEAQRGRQLMQDAKLLEQVAQQVNDTLNLPYDVGAVGKQCGEANDYWDPNVNEIQLCYEDIQQSERRFANNGNPDPVIAAVDATISGFYHELGHATLGIYELAFTGREEDVADQLSAFMLLAPGADGKPYPNGVRIATDTAQDWKLSAKEAGDANDLPFWDGHSMDITRMYNWECWIYGSDPIANANIVTSGDLPDDRAGNCEDEFQNMSRAWHEMLGPHLKKPS